tttcaacatgacaatgatccaaagcacaccgccagggcaacgaaggagtggcttcgtaagaagcatttcaaggtcctggagtggcctagccagtctccagatctcaaccctatagaaaacctttggagggagttgaaagtccgtgttgccaagcgaaaagccaaaaacatcactgctctagaggagatctgcagggaggaatgggccaacatactaacaacagtgtgtggcaaccttgtgaagacttacggaaaacgtttgacctctgttattgccaacaaaggatatattacaaagtattgagatgaaattttgtttctgaccaaatacttattttccaccataatatgcaaataaaatgttaaaaaaacagacaatgtgattttctggatttttttttctcagtttgtctcacatagttgaggtctacctatgatgtaaattacagacgcctctcatctttttaagtggtggaacttgcactattgctgactgactaaatacttttttgccccactgtatatgacactCTGGTGAAAATCCAGGGCTGCCACATTTATAACTATTGGCTACAGAACTGTTTAATGACATAAATACCCTATAACAGCCCTGCTTTATCTGTGTGGAACCCTCACAAATATAATAGTTTATTTGCTGTGCCACATAGCTGTCCACCATGCATCGCTCTAAAGGATCAGGAGCTGCTGACAAATTAAAAGAATTCAACAGAGTTAACCCCTCTGATGGTACATGGTCCCTCAGAAATAATCCCTCACAAGCTCAACGCAAAAATCGCCTCTCTGATGGTAGTGAGGAGCGTGAACAGGCAGAATTGACTCTTAAACAGGCGTCTGATATATCCCTAACCAGAACATCCCTCACcgaaaaaatagaggatgtacatactgaggtggggctgttgtgaattctgtggctgaattcactcctgtggtcacaagtggtactgcagcttctgagcttcctccctcaggtgttctggtgagctcgttaactgcttcaatacttaactccgcctgatgctgctatccttgctccttgtcaatgtttcagtgttggatctgagcttctcctgattgttcctgtgacctgctgctctgtatagctaagtgctttttgcttttttgttgctttttttctgtccagcttgtcttttgttttgctggaagctctgagacgcaaagggtgtaccgccgtgccgttagttgggcacggtggtttttttttgccccctttgcgtggttttgctttagggttttttgtagactgcaaagttcgctttactgtcctcgctctgtcctagaatatcgggccccactttgctgaatctatttcatccctacgttttgtcttttcatcttactcacagtcattatatgtggggggctgccttttcctttggggaatttctctggggcaagtcaggcctatttttctatcttcaggctagctagtttcttaggctgtgccgagttgcctaggtagttgttaggcgcaatccacagccgcttttagttgtgtttaggataggatcaggtgtgcagtctacagagtttccacgtctcagagctcgttcttgtatttttgggtatttgtcagatcactgtgtgcgctctgatcgctaagcacactgtgtttctggattgccttcataacacctgtcattagcaaacataacatgggGCGTCTTCGGCAAGATATGCAGGCCATGAAGGGGCGTATTACAGAGGTGGAGACAAGAGTGTCTCAAATAGAAGACACCATTAAACCTATGGAGGCAAAATTGGCAAAAGTCGCTGGCTCTATAAACGTTTAGAAACAAAAAGCAGACGATTTAGAGAATAGAGGTCAGCAACCTGAGAAATTTCTGGAGGGCTGGCTTAGGTCTTTTCTGGGAGATGAATTTTCTCCAACGTTCTCTGTGGAAAGAGCTCATAGAGTTCCTACTAGGCCCCTCCCTCCTGGGGCTCCGCCTAGACCTTTCCTGGCACATATCCTTAATTGCAAGGACAGAGATGTTATTCTACGTCTGGCACGGCTAAAAAGCCCCATCAAGTTCAACAATGCTACAATCTCGATTTTTCCAGATTTCTCTATGGAACTTCAGAAACAGCGGGCACGGATCATGGAGATTAAGGAGCAACTCAGAGACAAGAATGTCATATATTCAATGATTTATCCAGCTTGAGTCTGAGTTGTCTACGAAGCTTCTTCTATATTTTTCACAGATCCAGCGGAGGTGGCTGAATGCTGTGGTCCCATGGGATGTCCAGTGCAAAGGAATCCTAATATGTTCCTGATAAAGCAGTATTCTTCTAATGATGTTATATAGAGCTCTCTCTCTGCGCATCCAGTTTACCAACAATATCGGACACTGAATTCAGCGGGGGTATCCACTTACTTGTTTGACAATAGGAGCATAGGACTCTGCTCCTACACTGTTTGGATCTTGTTCCGTTTTTTTCTCTTACATTGGTTTTATTTGTTATTTAGATAGAAACTGCCGCCAACTGTATTCTAACTCTCTGTGTGCTGTATTTGAACTTTATTTGAGTAATAATGCATATCATACTTTGATGAGTAAGTATGGGATCTGAAataatatgtatgacctggaatataCAGGGTATTAAATCCCTCCGGAAAAAAATTATGGTATTTTCACAGATCAGATGCCATCATCCCCACATCGTGGCCTTGGTGGAGACACATATGACCAGGGACACGGCCCGGTGCATACAGAAACCATGGGTACAATGCTATTTCCACGCATTCCACACTAGCTATTCGAGAGGGGTCTCGCTGTTAATACACAGAGATGTTAGATGGGAGGCTCGAGAGGCCTGGCGGGACTCAGGGTCGTTTTTTTTTATACGCACTAATCAACTCTTGTGAATATGTTATATTATGTGTCTATAACCCTCCCCCGGCTAATACATCAGTCCTTCGGATGGCAATGAGTTTTGCCTTAAGTATCCAGATGCACACGTcatttgtatgggagactttaatttagtcatggataattgTCTTGATaggtttagggtaccgtcacacagtgcaattttgatcgctacgacggcacgatttgtgacgttacatcgtcgcttaattatcgctccaacatcgtagactgcggtcacacttcacgatgcacggcgctggagcgataatttcatgacgtatttgcgatgtagaagtcgtatgggacagtcgtacggtcgtgtcacacaagacgattcagagcaaattttgcataatctatgcgtgacgttgttcactaggggcgtgttgtgctgctagctagtgtgctgataggccaaaggttctgtgcacacaattggttgaaaaatttgtcacctgagcgctattgttcccaatgccacctcactgctttcaaaatttcctttcttcacttcgtacttggacacttggtggacctggacatcggattTTTGTACTTCTCAGAATATACagtaccacgctttgcaccgcagcttcgaggtatgtaaaccgcttgggcgtggtggatgtaacgctgtatggtcggcatgagtgcttcgttccgctGCTGAAGcgtagcggatggtacgctgttgtgactggagggctacagcgtggcagatggtatgctgtatggtcggcaggagcacttcgttccgccgctgaagcgaagcggatggtacgctgttgtgactggagggctacagcgtggcagatggtacgctgtatggtcggcaggagcacttcgtagtacactgttgtgactggtgggctagagcatggcaaatggaacaatgtgtggtcagcatgagcgctttgtgcggctgcttgtatgtatgttGTGGTTCCCTGATTTTGGTTATGGTGGGCTAGAGCATGGcaaatggaacaatgtgtggtcagcatgagcgctttgtgcggctgcttgtatgtatgtggtggttcccTGATTTGGGTTATGGTGGGCTAGAGCATGGcaaatggaacaatgtgtggtcagcatgagcgctttgtgcagctgcttgtatgtatgtggtggttcgctgttgtgggttatggtgggctagagcatggcaaatggaacaatgtgtggtcagcaagagcgctttgtgcggctgcttgtatgtatgtggtggttcgctgttttgggttatggtggcctagggcgtggcaggtgGAACAATGTATGTTCGACATGAGTGCTTTGTGcaactgctgtagtgaagcgggtggtacgctgttgtgggttatggtggcctagggcgtggcaaatggaacaatgtatggtcggcatgagtgctttgtgtgactgctgtagtgaagcgggtggtggcATAGGGCGTGGCATATGGGAAAATGAATGCTGTTTTTCAAAGTGGCGTTTGCACCTCTGTGacgtttttttttgttatgttttgtcCACCTTTCACTGTAGCTGTTTTAATGTACTATTTGTCAAACgcctaactttttttgtttttatttttacagatgtcTAATCGTGTAGAATTTATACGCGAGTTCCTGGAGATCtaccagtctttcccatgcctttggAAAATAAAATCGCCTGAGTATTCTAACAGGGAAAAGCGTAAGGCCGGATATTCCAAGCTGATCGAATTATACAATCTCCATGCACCGGAAGAGCAAGCCACAGAAACTGTAGTaaagaagaaaattcaggcgctgcgcacggtctggaggaaggagctcaATAAGGTCCTTCACAGTTCCAAGTCTGGGTCTTCAACAGAAGAGGTTTATGTCCCGAAGCTATGGTATTTTGATTACCTGAATTTTCttcgggaccaagaggtgccacggtcaTCAACGTGTTTGCGGTTGTTGGCACCCGTGGAACCGACAGTACCTCAGAACCACGTCGAGCTGGACTCACAAGGGCAACCAGTAAGTACATCTTTGCAGCACTGTTTCACCAATGTGGCCTATAATTCGATATTATTTTTCAGCTTTGTCTCCATCTGATTATACCATGAATTCGAAGTTTTATCATTTTTCTGTACAGACCATAACCCTGTCGCAGAAATGTATTACATGGCGACATTCTTAACCCATACCATCTATATATAGCAACTTTTCACatgtatacgaatatatattttttatgcggtTAGGCTGGTGTACCtcgtttcttttttgtttttaataatttccttttttattttctccCTAGGAGGAGAGTGCACAGGACAGTggacaggacagtgcacaggacaatgcacaggactgctccacaagtgaaatagtggaggctgcacctgcacgGAGTCAATGGAGGCAGGGTTCAAGGAAGCGGAAAGCCACCTCGGACGTCTCCCATGAACTGTTGAGCATGGCCAAAAAGGTGTTGACGCGCAAAACCAGCCCTGCTTTGGAGGGTTTTGGACTGTACATCGCTGATAAACTTTCTACAATGGAAGCAAGGCAGTGAACTTTAACCGAGAGTCTTATTTTTGAGGCTGTTAGTAAGGGATTGGATGGCAGTTTAGATGAAAACACACGGTTGGTTTCTTCACGTCCAATTGAGCGGCCAGAGTCCGCATATTGTCCACCCTATTGGCCACAAACTCCAGGACGGCCCAATTTCCCCGTGTCCCACTTTGGCCCGTCACACCAAAACTCATACCCGACAATGCCGTCTCACAtttcttcgcccatcaggcaccttcaTGTTCGGAACGAAAATTCGGTGTATCACgatttgtgattttattttttttgttttcttacggATTTTTAAATTGTAATGTTGTTAAGAATTGGTTAATAATAAAAACTTTTCATTTAACTTCACTCTCAACAGCTTGATTGGtgggatatatacagtggggcaaaaaagtatttagtcagtcagcaatagtgcaagttccaccacttaaaaagatgagaggcgtctgtaatttacatcataggtagacctcaactatgggagacaaactgagaaaaaaaaatccagaaaatcacattatctgtttttttaacattttatttgcatattatggtggaaaataagtatttggtcagaaacaaaatttcatctcaatactttgtaatatatcctttgttggcaatgacagaggtcaaacgttttctgtaagtcttcacaaggttgccacacactgttgttgttatgttggcccattcctccatgcagatctcctctagagcagtgatgtttttggcttttcgcttggcaacacggactttcaactccctccaaaggttttctatagggttgagatctggagactggctaggccactccaggaccttgaaatgcttcttacgaagccactccttcgttaccctggtggtgtgctttggatcattgtcatgttgaaagacccaaccacgtttcatcttcaatgcccttgctgatggaaggaggtttgcactcaaaatctcacgatacatggccccattcattctttcatgtacccggatcagtcgtcctggcccctttgcagagaaaaagccccaaagcatgatgtttccaccaccatgctttacagtaggtatggtgtttgatggatgcaacttagtattctttttcctccaaacacgacaagttgtgtttctaccaaacagttccagtttggtttcatcagaccataggacattctcccaaaactcctctggatcatccaaatgctctctagcaaacttcagacgggcccaggcatgtactggcttaagcagtgggacacgtctggcactgcaggatctgagtccatggtggcgtagtgtgttacttatggtaggccttgttacattggtcccagctctctgcagttcattcactaggtccccccgcgtggttctgggatttttgctcaccgttcttgtgatcattctgaccccacggggtgggattttgcgtggagctccagatcgagggagattatcagtggttttgtatgtcttccattttctaattattgctcccactgttgatttcttcactccaagctggttggctattgcagcttcagtcttcccagcctggtgcagggctacaattttgtttctggtgtcctttgacagctctttggtcttcaccatagtggagtttggagtcagactgtttgagggtgtgcacagatgtctttttatactgataacaagtttaaacaggtgccattactacaggtaatgagtggaggacagaggagactcttaaagaagaagttacaggtctgtgagagccagaaatcttgattgtttgtttctgaccaaatacttattttccaccataatatgcaaaaaaaatgataaaaaaacagacaatgtgattttctggatttttttttctcagtttgtctcccatagttgaggtctacctatgatgtaaattacagac
This region of Ranitomeya imitator isolate aRanImi1 chromosome 1, aRanImi1.pri, whole genome shotgun sequence genomic DNA includes:
- the LOC138657920 gene encoding uncharacterized protein; this encodes MSNRVEFIREFLEIYQSFPCLWKIKSPEYSNREKRKAGYSKLIELYNLHAPEEQATETVVKKKIQALRTVWRKELNKVLHSSKSGSSTEEVYVPKLWYFDYLNFLRDQEVPRSSTCLRLLAPVEPTVPQNHVELDSQGQPEESAQDSGQDSAQDNAQDCSTSEIVEAAPARSQWRQGSRKRKATSDVSHELLSMAKKVLTRKTSPALEGFGLYIADKLSTMEARQ